The proteins below come from a single Aquarana catesbeiana isolate 2022-GZ linkage group LG12, ASM4218655v1, whole genome shotgun sequence genomic window:
- the LOC141114038 gene encoding opioid growth factor receptor-like isoform X3 gives MYSSAAKDMQNYRHGYRHSDYYIDLKKMPNLCFYRNEIAFKPSGYHIEDFLNKGKDDYNMLEHNHNYIQWLFPLQEPGVNPHATPLHKKEIQEMKKDGRVTGNFLEAYKLMLGFYGLQLKDVETGEVRRARNWEERYTNLNNHTHNNLRITRILKCLGELGFEKFQAPLVQFFLEETLCRGQLKKVKRSVLDYFMFSIKDKRKRQGLVRFAWKHYEPQCEFVWGPIDLLRDDQVELNRQKRGNCDSREEHGGENHKGDEMRPQKIKKENGQDDEKEHRNEKTSGCCSCKPLKSLNLTRKNSQKKSKINLLISRKK, from the exons aaAAAAATGCCCAATCTATGTTTTTACAGAAATGAGATAGCGTTCAAACCTAGTG GTTATCACATTGAAGACTTCCTTAATAAAGGGAAAGATGATTATAATATGCTAGAGCACAACCATAACTACATCCAATG GCTCTTTCCACTTCAAGAACCTGGTGTTAACCCACATGCCACTCCTCTACACAAAAAAGAGATTCAG GAAATGAAGAAAGACGGAAGAGTCACGGGGAATTTCCTTGAGGCATATAAGCTCATGTTGGGATTCTACGGTCTGCAACTAAAAGATGTGGAGACTGGAGAAGTCCGCAGAGCGAGGAATTGGGAAGAAAGATATACGAATTTGAACAA TCACACTCATAATAACCTGCGAATCACCCGAATCTTGAAGTGCTTGGGGGAACTGGGGTTTGAAAAATTTCAAGCTCCTCTGGTCCAGTTTTTCTTGGAGGAAACCCTGTGTCGAGGCCAATTAAAGAAAGTAAAAAGGAGCGTGTTGGACTATTTCATGTTCTCCATAAAGGACAAGAGAAAACGTCAAGGTTTGGTGCGCTTTGCCTGGAAACACTACGAGCCGCAGTGCGAGTTTGTCTGGGGACCAATAGACTTGTTAAGAGATGATCAAGTAGAGCTGAACAGACAAAAAAGAGGAAACTGTGACAGCAGAGAAGAACATGGGGGAGAAAACCATAAAGGAGATGAGATGAGACCTCAAAAAATCAAGAAGGAAAATGGTCAAGATGATGAGAAGGAACATAGGAATGAAAAGACAAGTGGATGTTGTTCATGCAAACCATTGAAATCATTGAATTTGACAAGAAAAAACAGtcagaaaaaaagcaaaataaacctGTTAATATCAAGGAAAAAGTAA